The genome window GGATCAGAGCAAAGATCTGATGCCCTCTAATGAAATTGTAGGTCAGACTAACAAACATATTTTGGCCGATGTTCTTGAAAGTAAAATAGAGTCAGTCTTATATGAAGATATTGGAGAGGTCGACAGTTTAATGCCTCTAGTGTGCTGCTTTGGACCTGCTAAATACTCCTTTATTCCTTCTGGAAAACCTGCTAATAAGCTGATAGATCATGAGATTCATGATAGAATGAAGGATATGTTTTGGTCTCCAGATAAATTTGTGAGGGCACCAGGAGGGCCTTCATCCAATGTGGCTTTAGCTTTAGCAGCTATTGGTGGCCGGGTTGAGTTCATGGGAAAATTAGGTGATGATGAGTATGGTCAAAGTTTGCTGTATCACTTAAACATCAACGGAGTTCAAACTCGAGCAGTCAGTATGGACCCTTCATCACCAACTACCGTGTCCTTGATGAAGGTCACAGACACAGGCAGCTTGAAGACAAACTGTGTTAAACCTTGTGCTGAGGATTGTTTTCTGCAGTCTGATATCAACCCGGCAGTTCTAAAAGAGGTAAATATCAAACCATCGAATATAATTATTATGACTTCATATCATCTGTATAATACTTTTTTAAGATAATCTGAGTAACACTATTTGTTATTTGGTTAATAACGTTTAGTTTATAGTCCCGACAAAAGTTTTAGGTGATCACTTTGTACAAATTGAGGTGTGGCCCCTCTCCCATTTCGCACTGTTGAAGGttgaaatttttaaatttttaactttCATTCATACTTTGTGTATGTTTAGTGTAGCAGAGATGCGTATGTTGCGATGGATTTGTGGTTATATAAGAAAGAATTGGATCTgaaataatgatatacgtgATAAGGTAGAGGTAGCGCCAATTGAAGAAAAGTTTATCCAACATCGGTTGAAAAAGTTTGGACATATCCAACGGAGGCCTTTAGAGTAACCTGTGCATAGTGGGATACTGAGACTTGTTGATAATGTGAAAAGAGTCAAGGGTCGACCAAACCTAACATGGGAGGAGCctgtaaagagagacttgaaggaatgaAATATCCCCAAAGAACTATCTATGGATAGAAgcgcgtggaagttagcaatccacgtgccAGAACTATAACTTATGCATTAGTCTCCTTGTACCATTattacatttatttttttactattattagTACCTTTATTACCATTATTGTGTTCTCATTATCTTTTTAGTTGAATCTTgtggtttcatctctagcctacctcaatttgcttgggacaaaggttgttgttgttgtactcATACTTTGCAAGTCTGCGATCTTCCTCACTTTGGCCTGTAATTTATGTTGCGCTACATGATATTTTATGattagagaggttgcaaatagTGAACGAAAGACTCCTACAAGAATATTAACATTCTATCCAAGGTGTTGTGAATATGTCACAAAAATTCTTGATATTCATGCTTAATCTGATATGGATGTTTTGGTGCCTTAGGAAAAATTGGCTGAATAATTCTATAGTTTATCCAAATACAAGATCTGTTAGCTGAAGCAATCCAAGCTCTTCCTTTTTCCTGAAATTTGTGGCATATTGTACCTCTGTTGATAATCTGCAAAGCATAAGTTTGTAGTTTCTTTGTAATTCACCATATAAAACAATGTATCTGTAATATGTTTTAGTCTTAAGACACACTATTTACTGTGTTGCCATATCATGTGCGAGAGAACAACTAAATGTAACAAAGAACTGCATAATAACCATTTAGTGACAAGGCACTGACAGTTGCTGCACACTAAACATGTAGGATAATATCTTTTCTAATTCCTTTCTTCTGCTTGTTAATGCAGGCTAAGATGTTCTACTATAATTCGTCACCTTTGCTTGAGTCCACTACAGAGTCGTCTTTGTTAAAAGCTATTGATATTTCAAAGAAATTTGGTGGTGTAATATTCTTTGATCTTAATCTTCCACTGCCGCTATGGTCGTCCAGTAAGGAAACTAAGTCACTCATCAAGGAAGCATGGGAAGCTGCTGATATTATTGAAGTCACAAAACAAGAACTTGAGTTCCTCTGTGGTATTAAACCATCTGAGAAATTTGACACGATTGACAATGATAAATCCAAATTCACACACTACAGTCCAGAAGTTATTATGAAATTGTGGCATGACAATCTCAAGGCCCTCTTTGTGACAAACGGTACCTCCAAGATTCACTATTACACTGAAAAGCACAACGGCTGGGTTCATGGGACAGAAGACGCACCAATCACTCCTTTCACTAGTGACATGTCACAGTCGGGTGATGCCATTGTTGCAGGTACCACAAACATTTTTTTCCCTATTTACTTCTGCAGGATATGTTGTTACTGTCACATCAATGACACCATACATTAGGAAGCAAATTAGTGGATACCTCTTCTAACACTTTTACTAGGTGGAATTGTGGAGAGTATACTGTAACCTTGTTGAAACGTTGATTGCAAAAGTCTTATTTAAAGTTAAGGCTTCAGCTCTTTATCTATTGGTATCACCATATGCCAGCTTGATTGAACTGTTCGTGGATATTagtccacttcatcttctgtTTATGTGAAGGCATCAGCTCGTTATCTCTTGGTATTGCCAAATGCCAGCTTGATTAAACTGTTTGAGGATATGactccacttcatcttctgtTTATGTGATTTTTTAAGGCCCATTTTGTTTGTCTGAAATGTATTGTTCTTGTTTTTCAGCTCTCATGAGGATGTTGGCAATTAATCCTCACCTGGTCACAGACAAGGTTTACTTACATAAGGCAATCAAACATGCTATTACATGTGGTGTCATTGACCAGTGGGTGCTTGCGCGAGAGCGGGGCTTCCTTCCCAAAGAAAGAGTAGATCCAACCAGCGAGCTGTATGAAGTGAGATCCATCACAGAGAAGGAATATCGTACACTTCCTGATGCCGTTCAATCAGAGAACTCGTCTACCGGTGAACTTTTATATGTGGAGTGAAAGGAGAGACCATCAGCATCTATACACTGGATTCCATATTTATTTATGGGAGCTGCCTGCTCTTAGCTGGAGTTGGTATTCATAAGAATTAGTTTAAACCTGCAGTTTTTAGGTTTGTTGAGTATAGGTTGATAGCTTCAAGAGTAAGACTAACACGTTGGTAGTGTCAAATTTTAAATTGAATGTAAATGTGACTGATGTCAGATATTTTCCCTAGAATGACATCTTTGTTCATTCTTGATTTCTCTGCAACTTATTTTCTGTCTGATCACCGCCATATGGCACCATTATTACTTGTGAAATGAAGCTTCTTTGATCTTATCAACTGTGTGCACCAAATAATATTTGTCATAGATTCagtgttttaaaaaatactgtTATGCAACTGAATTGAGCAGAATGTTTCTTTTTTAGGGAAAACAAGTTTCTCTTAACATTGGAACTGCAGTTTTACCGTGGTCCAAATTGAGTCTGCAGTTGGCTGGTCCAAGTCTTGCTAGTTACAGCAAGGAGGAATCATTTCACTGCAAGCAGAGTTTCTGGTAACTGTATCCGCTTTCTACAATTAACAAATAAAGTACTTATATACGCACTACTGTTGGACCCAGGGTTCCAAACAGTACGGCTCAAATCTGATTGGATTCTTAAAGCCAAttggtttagaaaatataaattgAGCTCTGCCTTTAATTGATGTCATTTGTCATCTATCCTTGCAAACATCTCAGCGTTTCTCAACTGTGCCATCGCATTCCCTATTTCAATCTGTTCTTGTTAAGTCTCATGCACAGATCGTTTTATGCTAAAGCTTAAGTTGTTGGGAGAAAACTGAAAAAGCGAACGCGAATGTTACTATTCGTTCTTCAACACCCTCCTTTTCTTGGCTCAATGAGGTGCAGTGTGGACTCATTATGGGTTGGGTTGGGACCTTGTCTAGCCCTGAGACCCTCTTGGTCGAACAAGTATGAACTATGTTGGAAAAATagtacttttagatttaatttaattcaattctaATATAACATGAACAGGAATAGATGCAATCGATTCCGATTAGCTTCCTGATCACCCCTGACTGGATTTCCGAGTAGGATTCCGATAAGCTTTGATGAGCCTCGACAAGACCCATGTAGGATTCTGATAAGCTTCGATGAGCCCTGAATAGATTTACGAGTATGATTCCAACAAGGTATCTAATATAGATTGCAATTTACGTACCTGATGCCAGCGTGAGATGCAAAAAGTCCCATAATATCGATGCagtagatgatgaagaagatgaagtagaCGAAGTAGAtcacgatgatgtagaggaagtagaTTGTGAGCAGTCGCGTCAGACGTtttctaaaaaccttattcaccctctccTGGTGCAGGATTCCAAGAGCGACGAGTTCCAGATACCTACTCTCCCATTCATCGGTGCACACCGGCGTAacaggatggagta of Phragmites australis chromosome 3, lpPhrAust1.1, whole genome shotgun sequence contains these proteins:
- the LOC133912853 gene encoding fructokinase-like 2, chloroplastic → MASLLLPPQFTCSLPSYHRIRGQIHYKTNILGKNMAEPTVRFLNRNVSSASRTSQDAVEGSSDEDSDGESSTNKKRAPRRGRKKATTETLEGGTEENQINSEKASPEENKKVKRRGRKKAAATASSEEEKDKAKEPKKRGRRKVKTLEKSSDHEGEDQSKDLMPSNEIVGQTNKHILADVLESKIESVLYEDIGEVDSLMPLVCCFGPAKYSFIPSGKPANKLIDHEIHDRMKDMFWSPDKFVRAPGGPSSNVALALAAIGGRVEFMGKLGDDEYGQSLLYHLNINGVQTRAVSMDPSSPTTVSLMKVTDTGSLKTNCVKPCAEDCFLQSDINPAVLKEAKMFYYNSSPLLESTTESSLLKAIDISKKFGGVIFFDLNLPLPLWSSSKETKSLIKEAWEAADIIEVTKQELEFLCGIKPSEKFDTIDNDKSKFTHYSPEVIMKLWHDNLKALFVTNGTSKIHYYTEKHNGWVHGTEDAPITPFTSDMSQSGDAIVAALMRMLAINPHLVTDKVYLHKAIKHAITCGVIDQWVLARERGFLPKERVDPTSELYEVRSITEKEYRTLPDAVQSENSSTGELLYVE